The sequence below is a genomic window from Anaeromusa acidaminophila DSM 3853.
CTTTAGGAGAGATTCGCGAACGCATTGCCAAGGGAGATCATTCGCTAGAGGAAGTGAAGCGTGCTTGTCGCTGCGGCATGGGACCCTGCCAGGGGCGGACGTGCATGCCTTTGATTGCGCAGGAAATCGCTACAGCAACAGGTCGGAAAGTAGAAGAAGTTGCACTGCCCACCTTCCGGCCGCCGACAGCGCCGATTTCTCTGGGCGTGCTGGCAGGAGGGACTGAGGATGAAAAATAAAGCAGATGTGGTGGTCATCGGCGGCGGTGTTGTAGGCTGCTCGATTGCCTATAATTTGGCCCGTCTAGGCGCCG
It includes:
- a CDS encoding (2Fe-2S)-binding protein, with the translated sequence MKDETIICRCEDISLGEIRERIAKGDHSLEEVKRACRCGMGPCQGRTCMPLIAQEIATATGRKVEEVALPTFRPPTAPISLGVLAGGTEDEK